From Desulfobacterales bacterium, the proteins below share one genomic window:
- a CDS encoding cation diffusion facilitator family transporter has translation MFESTQFTDATDKEARQIQKVVLYAFLLNIGLAALKGILAVVSGSLAVTAGAIDSLTDAFASVAVFAGVKLSTKHFKNFPLGLYKIENMISVIVALFILFVGYEIARQIFLDAGAPPPEISLWVVGLLAFATLVTFMFGQYALHLGRKTESPTLIAEGHHRQADVLSSLVVFLSVLLNYFGLNFTIFGLGIDHMAACIVLVFIAVAAWRLLSDGMRVLLDASVDTKTLDTVREIISEEPAVINIKTLVGRNSGRFRFIQASITLRTGDLKKAHDISSRIEGEIHDRVPHVGRIMIHYEPETSGYRRIAVPMADTDNTISAHFGEAPYFVIFTLDTTRRQILEKRFEKNPYLSQTHGKGIQVAEWLVTHHHIDECIVNSDIKHKGPSYVFANAGVNSKVVETDNLNTVVQTFFQSAGQTESIAEKPVGM, from the coding sequence ATGTTTGAATCCACCCAATTCACAGATGCCACGGACAAAGAAGCCCGCCAGATCCAGAAGGTGGTTCTCTATGCGTTCTTGCTCAATATCGGTCTGGCCGCACTAAAAGGCATACTGGCCGTTGTTTCCGGGAGCCTGGCCGTTACCGCCGGCGCCATTGACTCCCTCACCGATGCGTTTGCCTCAGTGGCGGTTTTCGCCGGGGTCAAACTGTCCACCAAGCATTTTAAAAATTTCCCGCTGGGGCTTTATAAAATTGAGAACATGATCTCGGTGATCGTGGCGCTCTTTATCCTGTTTGTGGGCTATGAAATTGCGCGCCAGATTTTTCTGGATGCCGGCGCACCGCCGCCTGAGATATCCCTGTGGGTTGTGGGCCTCTTAGCTTTTGCCACCCTTGTGACCTTTATGTTCGGCCAATACGCCCTGCATCTGGGCCGCAAAACCGAATCCCCCACGCTGATTGCCGAAGGCCATCACCGCCAGGCGGATGTTTTATCCTCCCTGGTGGTGTTTTTATCTGTTCTGCTCAATTATTTCGGGCTCAACTTCACCATTTTTGGATTGGGCATCGATCATATGGCGGCCTGCATTGTGCTGGTATTTATCGCCGTTGCGGCCTGGCGACTCCTGTCAGACGGCATGCGCGTGCTGCTGGATGCATCGGTGGATACCAAAACCCTGGACACGGTTCGCGAAATCATCTCCGAAGAGCCGGCGGTAATTAATATTAAAACCCTGGTCGGCCGCAATTCCGGAAGATTCCGATTTATCCAGGCCTCCATCACCCTTCGCACCGGTGACCTCAAAAAAGCCCACGATATAAGCAGCCGCATCGAGGGAGAAATCCATGACCGGGTCCCGCATGTCGGCCGGATCATGATCCACTATGAGCCGGAAACCTCCGGCTACCGCCGCATCGCCGTCCCCATGGCGGACACGGACAATACCATCAGCGCGCATTTCGGCGAAGCCCCCTATTTCGTCATATTTACCCTGGACACCACCCGGCGCCAGATTCTTGAAAAGCGATTTGAAAAAAACCCCTACCTCAGCCAGACCCACGGTAAAGGCATACAGGTGGCTGAATGGCTGGTTACCCATCATCACATCGATGAATGCATCGTCAATTCAGACATCAAGCACAAGGGGCCGAGCTATGTCTTCGCCAATGCCGGCGTTAACTCAAAGGTTGTTGAAACGGACAACCTAAACACTGTGGTGCAGACTTTCTTTCAAAGCGCCGGCCAAACCGAAAGTATTGCAGAAAAACCTGTTGGCATGTAA
- a CDS encoding RNA methyltransferase, which translates to MPEKILLDHITIVLNHPRYPENIGSAARAICNMGLKRLIVVNPENYDIKRALTLATHAASDVILHSAISSDLASAVSEYNYVVGTTARLGGQRQVIKNPAALAEKLIPISHENTIAIVFGPEDRGLTNEDLRLCHALLNIPTAEFSSINLAQSVMLICYELFKASLPESKAFAPRMATRYELDGMYDQLKDLLVRIDYIKPDNPDYWINKIRQFFSRMPLRAKEVSIIRGVYRQMNWYARKCYEDGKAGRPMDPALENKKSAKNTDQKPEE; encoded by the coding sequence ATGCCTGAAAAAATTCTTTTGGACCATATCACCATTGTTTTGAACCACCCCCGGTATCCGGAAAACATCGGCTCAGCCGCCCGGGCCATATGCAATATGGGCCTAAAACGGCTGATCGTGGTCAATCCGGAAAACTATGACATCAAGCGGGCGCTTACCCTGGCCACCCATGCGGCAAGCGATGTGATCCTGCATTCGGCCATCTCAAGCGACCTGGCCAGCGCGGTTTCGGAATATAACTATGTGGTGGGCACCACCGCCCGGCTGGGCGGGCAGCGCCAGGTGATAAAAAATCCGGCGGCACTGGCGGAAAAACTGATTCCCATCTCCCATGAAAACACCATTGCCATTGTCTTCGGCCCGGAGGACCGGGGCCTTACCAACGAGGACCTCCGCCTCTGCCACGCGTTGCTGAACATCCCCACGGCCGAATTCTCATCCATCAATCTGGCCCAGTCCGTCATGCTCATCTGCTATGAACTGTTCAAGGCGAGCCTCCCGGAGTCAAAGGCCTTCGCGCCGCGCATGGCCACCCGCTACGAACTGGACGGGATGTATGATCAATTAAAGGATCTCCTGGTCCGCATCGACTATATCAAGCCGGACAATCCGGACTACTGGATCAATAAGATCCGGCAGTTCTTCTCCCGCATGCCGCTTCGGGCCAAAGAGGTAAGCATTATCCGCGGCGTATACCGGCAGATGAACTGGTATGCCAGAAAATGCTACGAAGACGGCAAAGCCGGCCGGCCCATGGATCCCGCCCTTGAAAACAAGAAATCCGCCAAAAATACCGACCAAAAGCCGGAGGAATAA
- a CDS encoding sodium-dependent transporter — translation MANDIDRPQWRTNFGFLFAAIGSAVGLGNIWRFPYIAYENGGGAFLFPYIVALLTAGIPILMLEFALGHKKKASSPKAFQKIDSKWEWLGWWSVTFVMFGIVVYYIVVIGWCANFFCFSFTQAWGADPNDFFFNSFLNISSGVWDLKGVNVNIALAVALIWFINWSITYQGIEKGIERAVKLMMPVLFLITFVIIIWSLFLQGAGQGISLYLTPNFSKIMNLDVWIAAYGQIFFSLSLGFGIMIAYASYLPKNANIFKNSIIVAFSNSFYEMFAGLGVFSILGYMAFKQGIPISEAVTSGIGLAFVAYPKAISLIPFGEVFGMLFFFLLTIAGISSSISIIEAFSSAIIDKFGTSRQKVVTTICIIGFCGSILFTSNAGLYWLDIVDHFLNHYGLVTVGIVEAFIVGWIYRTEQLKMHIVSQLGLTGTRHNIFKYIVLQLWKYCIKFITPVALGIALINSLMQEFAEPYEGYPLSGIIILGVGWLIVTHIVAFGISGLPWADEKTAE, via the coding sequence ATGGCGAATGATATCGACAGACCGCAGTGGCGGACCAATTTCGGGTTTCTGTTTGCAGCCATCGGCTCTGCCGTAGGCCTTGGCAATATCTGGCGGTTTCCGTATATCGCCTACGAAAACGGCGGCGGCGCATTTTTATTTCCCTATATCGTGGCGCTTCTCACCGCGGGCATTCCCATTCTGATGCTGGAATTTGCCCTGGGCCACAAGAAAAAAGCCTCTTCCCCGAAAGCCTTTCAAAAAATCGACAGCAAATGGGAGTGGCTCGGCTGGTGGTCCGTGACCTTTGTGATGTTCGGGATTGTGGTCTATTACATCGTGGTCATCGGCTGGTGCGCCAACTTCTTCTGTTTTTCCTTCACCCAAGCCTGGGGGGCGGACCCGAACGATTTTTTCTTTAACTCTTTTTTAAACATATCCTCAGGCGTCTGGGACCTGAAAGGGGTAAACGTCAACATCGCCCTGGCGGTGGCGCTTATCTGGTTCATCAACTGGTCGATCACCTACCAGGGCATTGAAAAGGGGATCGAGCGGGCCGTGAAGCTCATGATGCCGGTGCTCTTTCTGATCACCTTTGTCATCATCATCTGGTCGCTTTTTCTGCAAGGCGCGGGCCAGGGAATTTCGCTGTATCTGACCCCCAATTTTTCCAAGATCATGAACCTGGATGTCTGGATCGCAGCCTACGGGCAGATTTTTTTCTCTTTATCGCTGGGGTTCGGCATTATGATCGCCTATGCCTCGTATCTGCCCAAGAATGCCAATATATTTAAAAACAGCATTATCGTCGCCTTTTCCAACAGCTTTTATGAAATGTTTGCCGGGCTCGGGGTTTTCAGCATTCTGGGCTACATGGCATTCAAACAGGGAATCCCGATCAGCGAAGCGGTCACCAGCGGCATCGGCCTGGCGTTTGTGGCCTACCCTAAGGCGATCTCGCTTATTCCGTTCGGCGAGGTCTTCGGCATGCTCTTCTTCTTTCTGCTCACCATTGCCGGGATCTCATCCTCCATTTCCATCATCGAGGCCTTTTCTTCCGCCATCATCGACAAATTCGGCACATCCCGGCAGAAGGTGGTGACCACGATCTGCATTATCGGATTCTGCGGCTCGATTCTGTTTACCTCCAACGCCGGGCTCTACTGGTTAGACATCGTGGATCATTTCCTCAACCATTACGGGCTGGTGACCGTGGGCATCGTCGAGGCGTTTATCGTGGGCTGGATTTACCGGACCGAGCAGCTGAAAATGCATATCGTCTCTCAACTCGGGCTCACCGGCACGCGGCACAACATTTTTAAATATATCGTGCTCCAGCTCTGGAAATACTGCATCAAGTTCATCACCCCGGTGGCCCTGGGAATTGCGCTGATCAACAGCCTGATGCAGGAATTTGCCGAGCCCTATGAGGGCTACCCCTTATCCGGGATTATCATTTTAGGCGTAGGCTGGCTGATTGTCACCCACATCGTGGCCTTCGGCATATCCGGCCTGCCCTGGGCGGATGAAAAAACGGCGGAGTAA